In the genome of Nonlabens sp. MB-3u-79, one region contains:
- a CDS encoding SDR family oxidoreductase, with amino-acid sequence MVTEFKDKYALILGGSSGLGYASALKLAQHGMNLIIFYRAARMQMEHIEARFDVLRSYDIQLVTINSDATREDQLEQNLSKIEDFLKGGKISVLLHSISKGNLKPLTGNQTLTTNDFQQTIHSMGISLYSWTKALYDTNLFAQPAKILSFTSEGSTKPMKSYAAVSAAKAVLEAINRSIAIEFAPYQITSNCIQAGVTDTLSLSMIPIYEELMAASLKRNPHQELTTPERVANAVYLMSREEASWITGTVIKVDGGENLQ; translated from the coding sequence ATGGTAACAGAGTTTAAAGATAAGTATGCTTTAATTTTAGGCGGTAGTAGTGGCTTAGGTTATGCTAGTGCTTTAAAATTGGCTCAACATGGAATGAATTTGATCATTTTCTATAGAGCAGCCAGAATGCAAATGGAACATATAGAAGCTAGGTTTGATGTATTGCGTTCTTATGACATACAGTTAGTTACCATTAATAGTGATGCGACTAGAGAGGATCAACTAGAACAAAACTTGTCAAAAATAGAAGACTTTTTAAAAGGTGGAAAAATTAGTGTGCTGCTGCACAGCATCTCTAAAGGCAATCTAAAGCCATTAACAGGGAATCAAACATTAACTACTAATGATTTCCAGCAAACGATTCATTCTATGGGGATAAGCTTGTACAGCTGGACCAAAGCACTTTACGACACTAATTTGTTTGCTCAACCAGCAAAGATTCTAAGTTTTACAAGTGAAGGAAGTACCAAGCCTATGAAATCTTATGCTGCCGTGAGCGCCGCAAAAGCAGTTTTAGAAGCCATCAATAGGAGTATAGCCATTGAGTTTGCTCCATACCAAATTACTTCCAATTGTATACAAGCCGGAGTTACCGATACCTTGAGTTTGAGTATGATTCCTATATACGAAGAATTGATGGCAGCAAGTCTAAAGCGTAATCCTCATCAAGAATTAACCACTCCAGAGCGAGTGGCAAACGCGGTGTATTTAATGAGTAGGGAAGAAGCAAGCTGGATTACTGGAACGGTTATCAAAGTAGATGGCGGTGAAAATTTGCAGTAA
- a CDS encoding type III polyketide synthase, whose product MSVKIKSVATVTPQYYKETKDILPFVEEWLSGQDERLRRKTIKIFEGAGVDKRYSIMDPIEVFTRTSFQDRNDIYKREVVPLAQTAIEKALEKASWNAQELDYIITVSCTGIMIPSIDAYLINSMGMRQDIVRLPVTEMGCVAGISGLIYAENFLRANPNKKAAVLAVEAPTATFQLDDFSMANMVSAAIFGDGCACVLLSSCEEDNGPTIKAHEMYHFPDATHMMGFDLVNSGLQMVLDKSVPETIASHFPAIIHPFLEKNGLTINDIDHLIFHPGGKKIVQTVEELFHKLGKNIDDTKEVLRIYGNMSSATVLFVLERFMSRELNKGSKGLMLSFGPGFTAQRILLEW is encoded by the coding sequence ATGAGCGTAAAAATTAAAAGTGTAGCGACGGTAACGCCGCAGTATTATAAGGAAACCAAAGACATTTTACCCTTTGTTGAAGAATGGCTTTCTGGTCAGGACGAGCGTTTGAGACGTAAAACCATCAAAATTTTTGAAGGTGCAGGCGTGGATAAACGTTATTCCATCATGGATCCTATAGAGGTCTTTACGAGGACTTCTTTTCAAGACCGCAATGATATTTATAAAAGAGAAGTGGTACCACTGGCTCAAACGGCAATAGAGAAAGCTTTAGAAAAAGCCTCTTGGAATGCTCAAGAACTCGACTACATCATCACCGTAAGTTGCACAGGTATCATGATCCCGTCTATTGATGCCTATTTGATCAACTCCATGGGGATGAGACAAGATATCGTGCGTTTACCAGTTACAGAAATGGGTTGTGTCGCTGGAATCTCTGGACTGATCTATGCTGAAAATTTCCTGAGAGCAAATCCAAATAAAAAAGCAGCAGTACTAGCTGTAGAAGCACCGACGGCAACCTTCCAATTAGATGATTTCTCTATGGCTAATATGGTGAGTGCTGCTATTTTTGGTGATGGATGCGCCTGTGTATTGCTTTCTTCTTGTGAAGAAGACAACGGCCCAACCATAAAAGCCCATGAAATGTATCACTTCCCAGATGCAACACACATGATGGGGTTTGACCTAGTGAACAGTGGTTTGCAAATGGTGTTGGACAAATCTGTTCCAGAAACTATAGCCAGTCATTTTCCAGCTATTATTCATCCGTTTTTAGAAAAGAATGGATTAACTATCAACGACATTGATCATTTAATTTTCCATCCTGGAGGTAAAAAGATCGTACAAACCGTAGAAGAACTGTTTCATAAACTCGGTAAAAATATAGACGACACCAAAGAAGTATTGCGTATCTATGGAAACATGAGTAGCGCGACGGTTCTATTTGTTTTAGAACGCTTTATGAGTCGTGAGCTCAACAAAGGCTCTAAGGGTTTGATGTTGAGTTTTGGACCCGGATTTACAGCTCAAAGAATACTGTTAGAATGGTAA
- a CDS encoding methyltransferase domain-containing protein: MGNLSSITYESHKRNTDPEWMDDPKLDEVTLQHAVDDINTVNNLLGGFKFMLQAVKKEVSKHPDQALVIVDAGCGDGEMLRYLEAHLNRENISFLGLDFAARSIEKARNKSEGLSRLSFRESDILQTNPAELQCDILISSLTMHHFDDEEIVSFLSKFKEITTKSIIINDLHRHRIAFLFFKYISPIFIKHEISKHDGLISIASGFKGRDFKKYAAAIGVKNDRWTWKWSFRFIWIIPIDERKN, from the coding sequence ATGGGAAACCTATCTAGTATTACTTACGAATCTCATAAACGCAACACCGATCCAGAATGGATGGATGATCCAAAGCTGGATGAAGTCACCTTGCAACATGCTGTTGACGATATCAATACGGTGAATAATCTGCTAGGCGGATTTAAATTTATGCTTCAGGCGGTAAAAAAAGAAGTCTCAAAACACCCCGATCAAGCATTGGTAATAGTAGATGCAGGTTGTGGTGATGGCGAGATGTTGCGTTATTTAGAAGCCCATTTGAATAGAGAAAATATCAGCTTTCTTGGGCTAGATTTTGCTGCCCGATCTATTGAGAAAGCTCGTAATAAGAGTGAGGGATTGTCAAGGTTAAGCTTTCGCGAAAGCGATATTCTGCAGACCAACCCAGCAGAATTGCAATGTGATATTCTGATTAGCTCTTTAACCATGCATCATTTTGATGACGAAGAAATCGTAAGTTTTCTTTCCAAGTTTAAAGAGATTACAACAAAAAGTATCATTATTAACGACTTGCACAGGCATAGGATTGCCTTTCTTTTTTTTAAATATATAAGCCCTATTTTTATAAAACATGAGATCTCTAAACACGATGGATTGATCAGTATTGCATCAGGTTTTAAAGGCAGAGATTTTAAGAAATATGCAGCTGCTATAGGCGTAAAAAATGACCGATGGACATGGAAGTGGTCGTTCCGTTTTATATGGATAATTCCAATAGATGAGCGTAAAAATTAA
- a CDS encoding NAD(P)/FAD-dependent oxidoreductase yields MKKEYDIIIAGGGLSGLTAAILFSKDFNVLCIDPDAYPRHKMCGEYLSNEVIGFLKSLEIDLDRESSVDLENLKFTLAGHRSIECPLPQGGKGISRYHLDHLLYQKAIKNADFLQDKVIDAVFEKGSFQVNTTSQNLQCKQFIMATGKRSLLDKKLDREFIQQKSPWLAVKMHYKYDMSDRLVELHNFDGGYAGISKVENGYVNLCYLASYDSFKKHKNVTDFNEEVLSKNEFLNSFFKEAVPAWEQPITISQISFEKKEPVENNILMLGDTAGLIHPLCGNGMAMAIHSAKIAFEELHPFLRNDLSREQALKNYANRWKKTFRKRLKIGRILQGILLNKTYTSWGLWFLRKFPFLLSTTIKGTHGKPI; encoded by the coding sequence GTGAAAAAAGAATACGATATAATTATTGCCGGTGGAGGACTTTCAGGTCTTACAGCGGCAATTTTGTTTTCTAAAGATTTCAACGTCCTGTGTATAGATCCAGATGCGTATCCGCGCCATAAAATGTGTGGTGAGTATTTGAGCAATGAAGTCATCGGTTTCCTAAAGAGCCTAGAGATTGATCTGGATCGAGAATCGTCTGTTGATTTAGAAAACTTAAAATTCACCCTTGCTGGTCATCGATCTATAGAGTGCCCATTGCCTCAGGGTGGTAAAGGAATTTCAAGGTATCATCTCGATCACCTACTGTATCAAAAAGCCATTAAAAACGCCGATTTCCTTCAAGATAAGGTCATTGATGCTGTTTTTGAAAAAGGTTCTTTTCAAGTCAACACTACTTCTCAAAATTTGCAGTGTAAGCAATTTATCATGGCAACTGGAAAACGATCTCTGTTAGATAAAAAGCTAGATCGTGAATTTATACAACAAAAATCACCATGGCTCGCAGTTAAGATGCATTACAAGTACGATATGAGTGATCGCCTGGTAGAACTACACAACTTTGATGGTGGTTATGCGGGTATTTCTAAGGTAGAAAATGGATATGTGAACCTTTGCTACTTAGCTAGTTATGATTCTTTTAAAAAGCATAAAAACGTCACAGACTTTAATGAGGAAGTACTGTCAAAAAATGAGTTTTTAAACAGTTTTTTTAAAGAAGCTGTCCCTGCCTGGGAGCAGCCCATTACAATTTCTCAAATCTCTTTTGAAAAGAAAGAACCTGTAGAAAACAACATTCTTATGTTAGGAGATACAGCAGGTTTAATACACCCGCTTTGCGGTAATGGAATGGCTATGGCTATACACAGCGCCAAAATCGCTTTTGAAGAGTTACATCCTTTCCTTAGGAATGATTTATCCCGAGAACAAGCCTTGAAGAATTATGCCAATAGGTGGAAAAAAACATTCCGCAAACGTTTAAAAATAGGACGTATCCTGCAAGGAATACTTTTAAACAAGACCTATACAAGCTGGGGTCTATGGTTCCTTCGTAAATTCCCTTTTTTATTATCTACCACCATAAAAGGCACTCATGGGAAACCTATCTAG
- a CDS encoding thiamine pyrophosphate-dependent enzyme, translating to MIDTDQTDLKKLYSNTLDHKVLIDLYKKMLMPRLIEEKMLILLRQGRISKWFSGIGQEAISIGLTAAMQKDEYILPMHRNLGVFTSREIPLWKLFAQWQGKAEGFTKGRDRSFHFGTQEYKIIGMISHLGPQLGVADGIALAQKMNNTGKATAVFTGEGGTSEGDFHEALNVASVWSLPVLFCIENNGYGLSTPTSEQYNCEHLADRALGYGMESHIIDGNNIIEVYTKISAILNDMRERPHPVLIEFKTFRRRGHEEASGTKYVPDELLEYWEQRDPLSRFEKFLLEEHIISSDLIKNWNKEFKKEINDGLDTAFAKALPESTTELELADVFAPHTFNQVNPDSSSQNIRLIDAIKDGLEEAMDAYDNLVIMGQDVAEYGGVFKITDGFVEKYGRERVRNTPICESAIVEAGMGLSIMGMKAVVEMQFADFVSSGFNPIVNYLAKSYYRWNQKADVVIRMPCGAGVGAGPFHSQTNESWFYTVPGLKIVYPSTPADAKGLLIASIEDPNPVLFFEHKALYRSIYDDVPDGYYNIELGKALNICVGNDATIITFGAGVHWAKQLIKEENLSIDLIDLRTLVPLDKQAIIKSVQKTGRVLLVTEDNLTGSVISDIAAFISEECFEYLDAPVMRLGSIDTPIPFEKGLENNYLPLQDLKEKLKKLLKY from the coding sequence ATGATAGATACAGATCAAACTGACTTAAAAAAACTATACAGCAATACCTTAGATCATAAGGTGCTTATAGATTTATATAAAAAAATGCTAATGCCTCGATTGATAGAAGAGAAGATGTTAATTCTCTTGCGTCAAGGCCGTATTTCTAAATGGTTTTCTGGAATAGGCCAGGAAGCAATTTCTATAGGTCTTACCGCTGCTATGCAAAAGGATGAGTACATCTTACCTATGCATAGAAATCTTGGTGTTTTTACCTCTCGAGAAATACCCTTATGGAAGCTCTTTGCACAGTGGCAGGGGAAAGCAGAAGGCTTTACCAAAGGCCGGGACCGAAGTTTTCACTTTGGTACTCAAGAGTATAAAATCATTGGGATGATCTCACACCTAGGTCCACAACTAGGGGTTGCAGACGGGATTGCACTTGCCCAAAAAATGAACAACACTGGTAAAGCCACTGCGGTTTTCACTGGTGAAGGTGGGACGAGTGAAGGCGATTTTCACGAGGCGCTTAATGTAGCCAGTGTTTGGAGTTTACCGGTGCTTTTCTGTATAGAAAACAACGGTTATGGACTCAGCACACCTACTTCAGAACAATACAATTGTGAACACCTCGCAGACCGTGCATTGGGCTATGGTATGGAATCTCATATTATAGATGGGAATAATATCATAGAAGTATACACTAAAATTTCGGCGATATTGAATGACATGCGGGAACGTCCTCATCCAGTGTTGATCGAGTTCAAGACCTTTAGAAGACGTGGTCATGAAGAGGCAAGTGGCACCAAATATGTGCCTGATGAATTGTTGGAATATTGGGAACAAAGAGATCCTTTATCCAGATTTGAAAAGTTTTTACTGGAAGAACATATTATTTCTAGCGATCTAATTAAAAACTGGAATAAGGAGTTTAAAAAAGAGATCAACGATGGTTTAGATACCGCTTTCGCGAAAGCTTTACCTGAATCAACAACAGAACTAGAACTGGCAGATGTGTTTGCACCACACACATTCAATCAAGTGAATCCCGATAGTTCTTCTCAAAACATACGTTTGATAGATGCTATAAAAGATGGACTAGAGGAAGCTATGGATGCCTATGACAATCTGGTGATTATGGGACAAGACGTCGCAGAATACGGGGGAGTATTTAAAATAACCGATGGATTTGTAGAAAAATACGGAAGAGAACGCGTTAGAAACACCCCTATTTGTGAAAGCGCAATTGTAGAAGCTGGAATGGGTTTGAGTATTATGGGGATGAAAGCAGTCGTAGAGATGCAGTTTGCCGATTTTGTGAGCAGCGGCTTTAATCCTATTGTTAATTACCTGGCCAAATCTTATTACCGTTGGAATCAAAAAGCAGATGTGGTGATACGTATGCCTTGTGGAGCAGGAGTAGGAGCTGGGCCTTTTCACTCACAAACCAATGAATCTTGGTTTTATACCGTGCCAGGACTTAAAATCGTATACCCTTCAACTCCAGCAGACGCTAAAGGCTTATTAATTGCCTCCATAGAAGATCCCAATCCAGTACTATTCTTTGAACATAAAGCATTATATCGTTCCATTTATGATGACGTTCCAGACGGTTACTACAATATTGAATTAGGAAAAGCATTAAACATTTGCGTAGGTAATGATGCCACCATCATTACTTTTGGAGCAGGAGTACATTGGGCAAAGCAATTGATCAAGGAAGAAAATCTTTCTATAGACCTTATAGATTTAAGAACGTTAGTTCCTTTAGATAAACAGGCGATAATTAAATCAGTTCAAAAAACAGGAAGGGTTTTATTAGTAACCGAAGACAATCTAACAGGAAGCGTTATTAGTGATATAGCAGCCTTTATTAGTGAAGAATGCTTTGAATATTTAGATGCTCCTGTAATGAGGTTAGGAAGTATTGACACACCGATTCCTTTTGAAAAAGGCTTAGAAAATAATTACCTTCCGTTACAAGATTTAAAAGAAAAATTAAAAAAGTTGCTAAAATATTAA